From Vigna unguiculata cultivar IT97K-499-35 chromosome 5, ASM411807v1, whole genome shotgun sequence, the proteins below share one genomic window:
- the LOC114182974 gene encoding EPIDERMAL PATTERNING FACTOR-like protein 9: MGDTKLPDVLFLLFTLILAAKFTQGIKTEELLPQSSEPQREPSLEDGNETWKMRISRRLMIGSTAPTCTYNECRGCKYKCRAEQVPVEGNDPINSLYHYRCVCHR; encoded by the exons ATGGGAGACACCAAACTACCTGATGTACTCTTCCTACTCTTCACCTTAATTCTTGCAGCTAAATTCACGCAAG GAATAAAAACAGAAGAGTTGTTACCTCAATCTTCTGAACCCCAAAGAGAGCCAAGTTTGGAG GATGGCAATGAGACATGGAAAATGAGGATTTCTAGGAGACTGATGATTGGATCCACTGCACCAACTTGTACGTACAATGAGTGTAGAGGTTGTAAGTATAAATGCAGAGCTGAGCAAGTGCCAGTAGAGGGAAATGACCCAATTAATAGCCTATACCACTACAGATGTGTTTGTCATAGATGA
- the LOC114184256 gene encoding uncharacterized protein LOC114184256: MYCFIVVERRRKCEILSCGWLCLFVTVWAFEHLLIWKRKGGTPSQFPRILHWMDVKVGDSIVSRSLKKKAVLHDVAVSEEELKHVVVQEGFHEYGCGFGKVERRNEGGCFLEEKEELMREILEQEAVIEELKQSIDILKTKMKERRKQPPKKYDPCYDTNGCASSTHDHSFDLGGKSVEEDDEVHKSNGMCVKMEESNMYARMKHQPRTRYKSRSIRTPFASYGIRRLKK; this comes from the exons ATGTACTGCTTCATTGTTGTTGAGCGACGAAGGAAATGCGAAATACTTTCATGTGGATGGTTGTGTTTATTTGTTACAG TATGGGCTTTTGAGCATTTGTTGATTTGGAAGAGAAAGGGAGGAACTCCCAGTCAATTTCCACGAATATTGCATTGGATGGATGTTAAAGTTGGGGATTCCATAGTTAGTCGTAGTTTGAAGAAGAAAGCG GTTTTGCATGACGTTGCCGTGTCAGAAGAAGAGCTTAAACACGTAGTTGTCCAAGAAGGTTTTCATGAATATGGGTGTGGATTTGGCAAGGTTGAAAGGAGAAATGAAGGAGGGTGTTTTttagaagagaaggaagagctTATGCGTGAAATTTTAGAACAAGAAGCTGTTATTGAGGAACTTAAGCAATCAATTGATATTCTAAAAACAAAGATGAAGGAGAGGAGGAAACAACCGCCTAAGAAATATGATCCATGTTATGACACCAATGGTTGTGCTTCTTCGACACATGATCATAGTTTTGATTTGGGAGGCAAATCTGTTGAGGAAGATGATGAAGTTCATAAAAGCAATGGCATGTGTGTCAAAATGGAGGAAAGCAATATGTATGCGCGAATGAAGCATCAACCCCGCACACGTTACAAAAGTCGTTCTATTCGAACTCCGTTTGCGAGTTATGGGATAAGGAGGTTGAAGAAATAG
- the LOC114184418 gene encoding protein FAR-RED IMPAIRED RESPONSE 1-like has protein sequence MEQTQTLGLDSIDLLDDVIPQNNCNSIGSVSTNNNSGESSLGLVPKVGMTFETVDELKKVYKQHAIRSGFGVRIRTSKKDDDNQLYYVKLVCSREGTHVSNIPPEKRTIPTQRKACPARVTAVKKDGQWGIISVVEEHNHHLSPQKSRLVRGNRRINMQAKRVIDINDQAGVRLNKSFRSLVFEAGGYDNLNFVERDVRNYIGQQRRALVKDGDGQALFNHFSRMRELNRDFFFEIDVDHDNRITNVFWADGRSRAACVDFGDIVSFDTTYLTNKYDMPFAPFVGVNHHGQSILLGCGLLSSEDTRTFVWLFTCWLRCMSNKEPLGIVTDQCKVVSLAYHEKVPEKLQGYSRYKQIKHDMKQLVYESLNVDAFESGWDKFLTDNGLQENEWLLTLYEDRHRWVPCYLKNNFWAGMSTTQRSEGMNAFFDGFINSTTTLQQFVVQYDNAIRQKAEKECEADFASLNTTIPCGSHSTIERQFQAEYTHAKFAEVQHKFRCKMNCMIKNVYVEAGTSNYRVMEEFMWKGQCADKYHDVLFHHHTLDIQCTCLLFEFRGILCRHCLVMYAQEGVKSVPDKYVLKRWSKLQRRRHTYIRVGSNSHKEEANVKRYDALCKRFYEIAEVACESDNGTHCLFMKLDSIANDHGLSSSDNPNKGVQLDTANDCPIQTVSSNECVHSPISVKRKGRPRSTRLKSIVEKLGKRRKGTGAKIKGQQPQMGWTLDTDFMACSNQSEVITQSNPTQGNAGLDKFIM, from the exons ATGGAACAAACACAAACACTGGGTCTGGACAGCATTGATCTCCTGGACGATGTTATCCCTCAAAACAATTGTAACAGCATTGGATCTGTTTCAACCAACAACAACTCTGGTGAAAGTAGCTTGGGTTTGGTTCCTAAAGTGGGGATGACTTTCGAAACTGTGGATGAGCTGAAGAAAGTTTATAAACAACATGCAATCAGAAGTGGTTTCGGTGTCCGAATAAGAACTTCAAAGAAAGATGATGATAATCAGCTCTACTACGTCAAACTAGTTTGTTCTCGAGAAGGAACCCATGTGTCCAACATTCCCCCGGAAAAAAGAACCATTCCAACACAAAGAAAGGCATGCCCTGCACGTGTTACTGCTGTTAAAAAAGATGGTCAATGGGGGATTATAAGTGTGGTGGAGGAACATAATCACCATTTAAGTCCACAGAAATCAAGGCTTGTGCGAGGCAATAGGAGGATAAATATGCAAGCAAAAAGAGTTATTGATATCAATGATCAAGCGGGAGTACGTTTGAACAAAAGTTTTCGGTCCTTGGTCTTTGAGGCAGGAGGTTATGACAACTTGAATTTTGTGGAAAGGGATGTCAGGAACTATATTGGTCAACAGAGACGAGCACTTGTTAAGGATGGCGATGGGCAAGCattgtttaatcatttttcgAGAATGAGGGAATTAAATAGGGATTTCTTCTTTGAAATCGACGTCGATCACGACAACAGAATTACTAATGTGTTTTGGGCGGACGGGAGGAGTCGAGCAGCATGTGTGGATTTTGGGGATATTGTGTCATTCGACACCACATACTTGACTAATAAGTATGACATGCCTTTTGCCCCATTTGTAGGTGTTAATCATCACGGTCAATCCATTTTATTAGGTTGTGGGCTGTTATCATCAGAGGACACTAGAACATTTGTGTGGTTATTTACATGCTGGTTGCGTTGCATGTCAAATAAGGAACCACTTGGAATCGTCACCGACCAATGCAAG GTGGTGTCTTTGGCATATCATGAAAAAGTTCCTGAGAAGTTGCAAGGGTACTCAAGGTACAAGCAAATTAAGCACGACATGAAACAGTTGGTGTATGAGTCACTCAATGTTGATGCTTTTGAGAGTGGTTGGGATAAGTTCCTAACCGATAATGGATTACAAGAAAATGAATGGCTTTTAACACTTTATGAAGATAGACATCGTTGGGTGCCATGTTATTTGAAGAATAACTTTTGGGCAGGTATGTCAACCACGCAACGGAGTGAGGGCATGAACGCATTCTTCGATGGTTTCATCAATTCCACAACAACATTGCAACAATTCGTGGTTCAATATGACAATGCCATTAGGCAAAAGGCCGAAAAGGAGTGTGAGGCAGACTTTGCATCCTTGAATACGACAATTCCTTGTGGCTCACATTCCACTATTGAGAGACAATTCCAGGCTGAATACACTCATGCTAAGTTTGCAGAGGTTCAACACAAATTTAGGTGTAAAATGAATTGCATGATTAAAAATGTATATGTCGAAGCGGGAACCTCAAATTACCGTGTTATGGAAGAATTTATGTGGAAAGGTCAATGCGCAGACAAGTACCATGATGTTTTGTTTCATCATCACACACTTGACATACAGTGCACTTGCCTTTTGTTTGAGTTTAGAGGAATACTTTGTAGGCACTGCTTAGTCATGTATGCGCAAGAGGGCGTTAAAAGTGTGCccgataaatatgttttaaagaGATGGAGCAAGCTACAACGTAGAAGGCACACATACATAAGGGTTGGAAGCAATTCTCATAAGGAAGAAGCTAATGTCAAAAGGTATGACGCACTTTGTAAGCGTTTCTATGAGATTGCGGAGGTTGCATGCGAGTCAGACAACGGAACACATTGTCTGTTTATGAAATTGGACTCCATTGCAAATGATCATGGATTGTCATCTTCTGATAATCCGAATAAGGGGGTTCAATTGGACACTGCAAATGATTGTCCTATACAAACTGTGTCATCCAACGAATGTGTCCACAGTCCTATTTCtgttaaaagaaaaggaagaccCCGTTCGACGAGATTGAAATCCATTGTGGAGAAACTTGGTAAAAGAAGAAAGGGTACGGGTGCAAAAATTAAAGGACAACAGCCTCAAATG GGATGGACTTTGGATACAGATTTTATGGCATGTAGTAACCAATCAGAAGTCATTACGCAAAGTAATCCAACGCAG GGGAATGCTGGTTTGGACAAGTTCATCATGTGA